A single region of the Corallococcus caeni genome encodes:
- the agmC gene encoding adventurous gliding motility protein AgmC, whose product MRITLALIVGLLLAQVARAEPDSFGLGTGRDGTLTVVAGGTLPVSAESALGKNAVAGDAELVVSSAVFASGDLVMIHESTGLSPAPDLGNPKGVSLAGAVALGRWELARVEAVTTTSLVLTAPLRYAYTASRAQVVRVAEYVDVIVQPGARLTTSPWNGKSGGILAMLVMGKVLNDGRIDADGLGSLGGVFQAGADLAGCTGLELERAKGGSSRGEGVAGVFSKNGIPSGRGNLANGGGGGNCSGSGGGGGGHGGIGGQGGRTTTGDGARNEGGLGGAALNYSVFERFAFGGGGGAGHGSDTAGSSGAAGGGVVFIRATAFDGKGVYSASGLAAEASSGNDGAGGGGAGGAVVLRAVDVLNCVAVESRGGAGGDTKLDKLPFGPGGGGAGGRVLIQAKSIACSANVSAGNAGMSAYAGAGSYGATPASTAPDAGAPDGGTSAGTVQQVDQAFQVPVTPVITSPASGEAYATTRPRFAGTADTNGPVVHLVVDGREIGAAVPGADGRFTYDPTTPLAAGAHDVVAWSESLGVASSPSAPVRFATPAVVLADGGVVQMAVLVVPGNGDTVGPTPLFAGTAANGVNVGVVIDDGPDHIVPLDLLGRFRFQVPDSAPLSVGTHKVTVHSHNEAGDDGPYSDVVGFEVVVPGADGGTDGDAGTADPAMPMVLVPEQGATVDPTFMFVGVALPGTTVQLELDGTALALATADDEGVFRHMLTADKALATGAHKVVAQVVTAEGEAGPRSPEVGFQVRGPTDLDVGCGCGAAPAGMISVWALVGLGALARRRRARS is encoded by the coding sequence ATGCGCATCACGCTGGCCCTCATCGTTGGATTGCTCCTGGCGCAGGTCGCTCGCGCGGAGCCGGATTCGTTTGGCCTGGGCACCGGCCGTGACGGCACGCTGACCGTCGTCGCGGGGGGGACCCTCCCCGTGTCCGCGGAGTCCGCCCTGGGAAAGAACGCCGTGGCGGGAGACGCGGAGCTGGTGGTGTCCAGCGCCGTCTTCGCCTCGGGTGACCTGGTGATGATCCACGAGAGCACCGGCCTGTCGCCCGCGCCCGACCTGGGCAACCCGAAGGGCGTGTCGCTGGCGGGGGCCGTCGCGCTGGGGCGCTGGGAGCTGGCGCGGGTGGAGGCGGTGACGACCACCTCGCTCGTGCTGACCGCGCCGCTCCGCTACGCCTACACCGCGAGCCGGGCACAGGTGGTGCGCGTGGCCGAGTACGTTGACGTCATCGTGCAGCCGGGAGCGCGGCTCACCACGTCGCCGTGGAACGGCAAGTCCGGCGGCATCCTCGCGATGCTGGTGATGGGCAAGGTGCTCAACGACGGCCGCATCGACGCGGATGGCCTGGGCTCGTTGGGAGGCGTCTTCCAGGCTGGCGCGGACCTTGCGGGCTGCACCGGGCTGGAGCTGGAGCGTGCCAAGGGTGGCTCCTCGCGCGGCGAGGGCGTGGCAGGAGTTTTCTCCAAGAATGGCATCCCCAGCGGGCGCGGCAACCTGGCCAACGGCGGTGGTGGCGGCAACTGCTCCGGTTCCGGGGGTGGGGGTGGCGGGCACGGCGGCATCGGAGGCCAGGGCGGACGCACGACGACGGGGGACGGGGCGCGCAACGAAGGAGGCCTGGGCGGCGCGGCGCTGAACTACTCCGTGTTCGAGCGCTTCGCGTTCGGCGGTGGCGGCGGCGCGGGCCATGGCTCCGACACGGCTGGCTCCAGCGGCGCGGCGGGCGGCGGCGTGGTGTTCATCCGCGCCACCGCGTTCGACGGCAAGGGCGTCTACAGCGCCTCCGGTCTGGCGGCGGAAGCCTCGTCGGGCAATGACGGCGCGGGCGGCGGCGGCGCGGGCGGCGCGGTGGTGCTGCGCGCGGTGGACGTCCTGAACTGCGTCGCGGTCGAGTCGCGGGGTGGCGCGGGCGGCGACACGAAGCTGGACAAGCTGCCCTTCGGGCCGGGCGGTGGAGGCGCCGGAGGCCGGGTGTTGATCCAGGCGAAGAGCATCGCGTGCTCCGCCAACGTGAGCGCGGGCAACGCGGGCATGTCCGCCTATGCGGGCGCGGGCTCCTACGGCGCGACGCCGGCCTCCACGGCGCCGGATGCCGGCGCTCCGGACGGGGGCACGTCCGCCGGGACGGTGCAGCAGGTGGATCAGGCGTTCCAGGTGCCCGTCACGCCGGTCATCACGTCGCCGGCGTCGGGTGAGGCGTACGCCACCACGCGCCCGCGCTTCGCGGGGACCGCGGACACGAACGGGCCGGTCGTCCACCTCGTCGTGGACGGGCGGGAGATTGGCGCGGCGGTGCCGGGGGCGGACGGCCGCTTCACCTACGACCCCACCACGCCGCTGGCCGCGGGCGCGCACGACGTCGTCGCCTGGTCGGAGTCGCTGGGCGTAGCGAGCAGTCCGTCCGCGCCGGTGCGCTTCGCCACGCCCGCGGTGGTGCTCGCGGACGGCGGCGTCGTGCAGATGGCGGTGCTGGTGGTGCCCGGCAACGGGGACACGGTGGGGCCCACGCCGCTGTTCGCCGGCACCGCGGCCAACGGCGTGAACGTGGGCGTGGTCATCGACGACGGGCCGGACCACATCGTGCCGCTGGACCTGCTGGGGCGCTTCCGCTTCCAGGTGCCGGACTCGGCGCCGCTGAGCGTGGGGACGCACAAGGTCACGGTGCACTCGCACAACGAGGCGGGCGATGACGGGCCGTACTCCGACGTCGTGGGCTTCGAGGTGGTGGTGCCCGGCGCGGACGGCGGAACGGATGGCGACGCGGGCACGGCGGATCCGGCGATGCCCATGGTGCTGGTGCCCGAGCAGGGCGCGACCGTGGATCCGACCTTCATGTTCGTGGGCGTGGCGCTGCCCGGCACGACCGTGCAACTGGAGCTGGACGGCACGGCGCTCGCGCTCGCCACCGCGGACGACGAAGGCGTCTTCCGGCACATGCTGACGGCGGACAAGGCGCTCGCGACGGGCGCGCACAAGGTCGTCGCGCAGGTGGTGACGGCGGAGGGCGAGGCGGGGCCTCGGTCCCCGGAGGTGGGCTTCCAGGTGCGCGGCCCCACCGACCTGGACGTGGGCTGCGGCTGCGGCGCGGCGCCCGCGGGGATGATCAGCGTCTGGGCGCTGGTGGGCCTGGGCGCCCTGGCGCGCCGCCGCCGCGCGCGGAGCTGA
- a CDS encoding DUSAM domain-containing protein — MTARPNWDEIRALSRSVLREGGPLTLTDDVRALLLQTAEEVAVSDAAAALQSDAGALALLRECARRITDGSNRLVDALYRMHRLQDAGNWEEARQQMREVLAVEVVPYYRELATEQLDDMADAP, encoded by the coding sequence ATGACTGCCCGCCCGAACTGGGACGAAATACGAGCACTGTCGCGGAGCGTGCTGCGCGAGGGAGGTCCCCTCACCCTCACCGACGATGTTCGTGCGCTACTGCTCCAGACCGCCGAGGAAGTGGCTGTCTCCGACGCCGCGGCGGCGCTCCAGTCCGACGCCGGAGCCCTTGCACTCCTACGCGAGTGCGCCCGCCGCATCACGGACGGTTCCAACAGACTCGTGGACGCCCTCTACCGGATGCATCGACTTCAGGACGCGGGCAACTGGGAGGAAGCGCGCCAGCAGATGCGCGAAGTGCTGGCCGTCGAAGTCGTCCCCTACTACCGCGAGCTTGCGACGGAGCAGCTTGACGACATGGCCGACGCGCCATGA
- a CDS encoding metallophosphoesterase has translation MTTDVSSEEAPSRRSRRSARAPGWRWVLSLLLGLGLPTALHVYIGLRLFTAPGWPAPWAALGWGLLGLCYLVLLAGFRAARREPTGFSRVIQWGAYLWLGAFGVFLTAVLASDVVGAALALSGTVTDMHALARGRAAAVLGTVVPAVAFAFVTARGRARVERTTVALQDLGPGLDGLRVVQLSDVHVGPTLDGVWLQRVVEQVNALEPDLVAITGDLVDGSVDQLRDQMTPLASLKAPLGVYYVTGNHEFYHGARAWMAEVARLGITVLTNEHRVVERGGARLVVAGVTDHDAGHIDPPLESRPDLALAGAPPDVPRLLLAHQPRTALFLEGLRVDLQLSGHTHGGQIFPFMFFVKLQQPVVKGLATVAGTRVYTHRGTGYWGPPLRLGPAPEIAALTLVGTPRSGGDSSQA, from the coding sequence GTGACGACGGACGTGTCCTCGGAAGAAGCTCCCTCGCGGCGGTCCCGGCGCTCGGCCAGGGCTCCGGGCTGGCGGTGGGTGCTGTCGCTGCTGCTGGGGTTGGGCCTGCCCACCGCGCTGCACGTCTACATCGGCCTGCGCCTCTTCACCGCGCCCGGCTGGCCTGCTCCCTGGGCCGCCCTGGGCTGGGGCCTGCTGGGCCTGTGCTACCTCGTCCTGCTGGCGGGCTTTCGCGCCGCGCGCCGCGAGCCCACCGGCTTCTCCCGCGTCATCCAGTGGGGCGCCTACCTGTGGCTGGGCGCCTTCGGCGTCTTCCTCACCGCCGTGCTGGCCTCCGACGTCGTCGGCGCCGCGCTGGCCCTGTCCGGCACCGTCACCGACATGCACGCGCTCGCCCGGGGCCGCGCGGCCGCCGTGCTGGGCACCGTCGTGCCCGCCGTGGCCTTCGCCTTCGTCACCGCGCGCGGCAGGGCCCGCGTGGAGCGCACCACCGTGGCCCTCCAGGACCTGGGCCCGGGCCTGGACGGCCTGCGCGTCGTGCAGCTGTCCGACGTCCATGTGGGCCCCACCCTGGACGGCGTGTGGCTCCAGCGCGTGGTGGAGCAGGTCAACGCCCTCGAGCCGGACCTCGTCGCCATCACCGGCGACCTGGTGGATGGCTCCGTGGATCAGCTGCGCGACCAGATGACGCCGCTCGCGTCGCTCAAGGCCCCGCTCGGCGTCTACTACGTCACCGGAAACCACGAGTTCTACCACGGCGCCCGCGCCTGGATGGCCGAGGTCGCCCGCCTGGGCATCACCGTCCTCACCAACGAGCACCGCGTCGTGGAGCGCGGCGGCGCCCGGCTCGTCGTCGCCGGCGTCACCGACCACGACGCGGGCCACATCGACCCGCCCCTGGAGAGCCGCCCGGACCTCGCGCTCGCCGGCGCCCCGCCGGACGTGCCCCGGCTGCTCTTGGCCCACCAGCCCCGCACCGCCCTGTTCCTGGAGGGCCTGCGCGTGGACCTCCAGCTGTCCGGCCACACCCACGGCGGGCAGATCTTCCCCTTCATGTTCTTCGTGAAGCTCCAGCAGCCCGTCGTGAAGGGCCTGGCCACCGTCGCCGGGACCCGGGTCTACACGCACCGCGGCACCGGCTACTGGGGCCCCCCCTTGCGCCTGGGCCCCGCCCCGGAG